The Caminicella sporogenes DSM 14501 genomic interval TTCCTATATCAGCTTCTTTTGCTTCTCCCGGACCGTTTACAGCACATCCCATTATTGCAACTGTAATTGGAATATTTATATTTTTTAATTCATTTTCTACAATATTCGCTATTTTAGATAAATCAATTTGACATCTACCACATGTAGGACACGAAATTAAATTAATTCCATATTTTCGTAAGCCTAAACATTGAAGTATTTCCTTTGCTACCTTTATTTCTTCTATAGGGTCGCCTGTCAGAGAAACCCTCAAAGTATCGCCTATTCCATTTAAAAGCATACAACCTATACCTATTGAAGATTTTATTGTACCACGCCAGACTGTTCCTGCTTCCGTTATTCCTATATGAAAAGGATAATCTACCTTCTTTGCAAGTAAATTATATGCTTCATATGTAAGTCTTATATCTGAAGCTTTAAGAGAAATGATTATATCATTAAAATCCAAACTTTCTAAAATATCTATATGCACAAGTGCACTTTCAACAAGAGCAGATGGAGTAATTTTACCATTATACTTCTTTAAAATCTTTTTATCTAGAGAACCTGCATTTACACCTATTCTAATTGGAATATTATATTCCTTAGCTTTTGAAACTACTTTTTTTATTCTATTAATATCTCCTATGTTTCCCGGATTAATTCTAAGTTTATCTACTCCATTTTCAATCGACTTGATAGCTAAACGATAATCAAAATGTATATCGGCAACTACCGGTATCTTAACATTTCTCTTTATTTCATATATGGCATCAGCAGCTTCCATATCGGGAACTGCTAATCTAATTATTTCGCATCCAGCTTCTTCTAATTTTTTTATCTGCTCAACAGTTTTTTTCACATCTCTAGTATCAGTATTTGTCATAGATTGTATAGTTATAGGAGCATCTCCTCCTATAAAAATATTTCCACATTTAATTTTTTTTGTATTTCTTCTTGTAGTTTTCATATCATATCACCATCTTTAAAATAAATTAAATCGAGTAATATCTTTATATATGACAAAAACCATCAAACCTAATAATATTATAAAACCTATAAAATGAACAAATCCTTCTTTTTCAGGGTCTATAGGTTTTCCAAGTATTAACTCAATGATTATAAATACCAATCGTCCTCCGTCTAAAGCAGGAAACGGTAGTAAATTCAATATAGCAAGGTTGATAGATATAAGCGCCGCTAGCGACATTAATGAAAAAATACTAATTCTAGCTGCTTCTCCAACAAAATGTACCATTCCAATAGGTCCAACTATTTCTTTTGAAGAAGCTTTTCCTTTAACTAAATTTAAAAGAAAATTCCCTATTCCCTTTGTAATCAAAACTACTCTTTCTACAGAAAACTTAAAAGATGCAAAAATTGATTTTGAAAAAACGGGACTTATCCCTATTAACTTTTTATTTGTTTTTTTGTCAAATATTGGTTTAACATCTAATGACATCTTCTTTCCATCTCTAATTAAAGTAATTTTTAATACATCTGTACTACTCTGACTGACATTTTTTACTATATCATCCCAACTATTGATTTTATTATCATTGATTTTTATGATTTTATCTCCGGGTTGTATACCTGCTTTATAAGCTGGATAATTCTCAGTAACTTCATTAATTACATTTATAGGAACTCCTATACTAAATCCTATAATCATAAAGAGCAGTATTGCTAGAATTATATTCATTATTGGACCTGCAGCAATAACTGAAATCCTCTGAAGAGGAGATTTTTTACTAAAACTTCGAATATCTTCTGAAGCTCCATCTTCCCCTTCCATTTTCACATAACCGCCAATAGGAAGAATTCTTATTGAATATTCTGTTTCTTTTCCTTTATATGATAATAATTTAGGTCCCATTCCAAGTGCAAATTCATGTACTTTTATGTCATTTAATTTAGCAAAAATGAAATGTCCAAATTCATGGAAAAAAACTAAAAGCCCAAAGACTAATATAAAACTAAACAAAGTAAGCATATTACCAATCCCACCTTAAAAACTATTATTTATATATTCCCTAGTTTCTTTATCTACAAGAAGTATATCTTCTATACTTGGATTTTTAATAGGATTATGACGTTTCATTGCCTTTTCTATTTTATCTGGTATATCATAAAATCCTATTTTACCGTTTAAAAACAAATAAACTAATTCTTCATTTGAAGCATTTAATACAGTAGGCATACTTCCCCCTATTTTTAATGCTTCATATGCCAACTTTAAACACGGAAAAGTATTAGTATCCGGCTTTTCAAAAGTAAGGCTAGCAATCTGATTAAAATCTAATTTGCTCATATTAGATTTTATTCTTAAAGGATAAGTTAATGCATATTGTATTGGTAATTTCATATCAGGAATACCAAGCTGAGCTAATATTGAACCGTCTATAAATTCAACCATTGAATGTATAATACTCTGCGGATGAATAATTACATCTATTTGGTCTATTTCTAAGTTAAATAACCATTTGGCTTCAATTACTTCCAATCCTTTATTCATTAGTGTAGCTGAATCTATAGTAATTTTTTTACCCATGTTCCAATTTGGATGCTTTAGAGCATCTTTTGAAGTAACACTTAATAAATCATTTCTTTTTAAACCTCTAAAAGGTCCGCCTGAAGCAGTTAAAATTATTTTTTCGACATTTAATATATCATTTCCATTTAGACACTGAAATATAGCACTGTGTTCACTATCAACTGGAATAATTGAGACTCCATTTTTACTTGCTTCATTCATAATTATTTCTCCAGCAGTAACTAAAGTTTCTTTGTTAGCTAAAGCAATCGTCTTTTTAGCTTTTATTGCGTTAAAAGTAGGTAAAAGTCCTATATTGCCAACTACAGATGTTACAACTACATCTACTTCATCAATTGTTGCAATCGCATTTAAACCTTCTAATCCAGCTAAAATTTCAACTCCATCATTTTTTACTATCTCTTTTAACTTTTGTGCATTTTTCTTATCATATACAGCTACATATTTAGGTTTAAATTCTTCTATTTGTTTTCGAAGAAGCTCTATATTAGTATTTCCACTTATAGCAATAACCTTAAACAAATCTGGATTATTCCTTACAATATCAAGTGTTTGAGTACCTATAGAACCAGTTGAACCTAGAATTGAAATTCTTTTCATTTTCCCATCCTTTCGAGTACTAATTTCAAACTCTGCATTTTAATTTGTAAAAAAGATTAGATAGTAATATATTATAGGAGCAGTTAAAATTATACTGTCAAATCTATCTAAAACACCTCCATGTCCCGGTATAATGTTTCCAAAGTCTTTTATTCCAACATATCTTTTTATCTTTGATGCTATTAAATCTCCTATTTGAGAAAAAATACTTCCTATCAAACCAATTACTACTGAATGTAAAATAAATTTAGGCATGAATATGTATGAAAAAACCAAAGATACAATTATACTGCCTATTATACCGCCAATACTTCCTTCTACAGTCTTTTTAGGACTTACTTGCGGAATCAGTTTTTTTCTACCAAAAAAATATCCCGTAAAGTAAGCAAAAGTATCTGTCGCCCAAGCAGTAATAAATGGAAACCAAATAAAATTTTTAACATTCATGTCTGATATATATATTATATGTAGTAAAAATACTGAAACATATAAAAAGCCTAACAATGTTATAGATACATCTAATGGAGAATATTTTTTACTGAATAAAAAAATAATTAAAAGTATAAAAGTAATTAAGAATATAATACATAAAAAATATTTTTGTCTGTAAAAATAATAATCAGCAAAAAGCTGTGCAGTGAAAAAATACCCAATAAAAGTAATAGGATAAATATTTTTTTGAAAAAAGCTCTTATAAAATTCACTTAGCCCCATTAATGCTATAAATAAAACAGCAAAAATTAAAGTAATTCCTCCAGATAAAATTATATATATAAGAAGCGGCAGTCCAATTATTCCAGATAAAATTCTCTTAGTCATCTTCTCACCATCCTATTTAATACCGCCAAACCTTCGTTTTCTACTTTG includes:
- the rseP gene encoding RIP metalloprotease RseP; protein product: MLTLFSFILVFGLLVFFHEFGHFIFAKLNDIKVHEFALGMGPKLLSYKGKETEYSIRILPIGGYVKMEGEDGASEDIRSFSKKSPLQRISVIAAGPIMNIILAILLFMIIGFSIGVPINVINEVTENYPAYKAGIQPGDKIIKINDNKINSWDDIVKNVSQSSTDVLKITLIRDGKKMSLDVKPIFDKKTNKKLIGISPVFSKSIFASFKFSVERVVLITKGIGNFLLNLVKGKASSKEIVGPIGMVHFVGEAARISIFSLMSLAALISINLAILNLLPFPALDGGRLVFIIIELILGKPIDPEKEGFVHFIGFIILLGLMVFVIYKDITRFNLF
- a CDS encoding 1-deoxy-D-xylulose-5-phosphate reductoisomerase translates to MKRISILGSTGSIGTQTLDIVRNNPDLFKVIAISGNTNIELLRKQIEEFKPKYVAVYDKKNAQKLKEIVKNDGVEILAGLEGLNAIATIDEVDVVVTSVVGNIGLLPTFNAIKAKKTIALANKETLVTAGEIIMNEASKNGVSIIPVDSEHSAIFQCLNGNDILNVEKIILTASGGPFRGLKRNDLLSVTSKDALKHPNWNMGKKITIDSATLMNKGLEVIEAKWLFNLEIDQIDVIIHPQSIIHSMVEFIDGSILAQLGIPDMKLPIQYALTYPLRIKSNMSKLDFNQIASLTFEKPDTNTFPCLKLAYEALKIGGSMPTVLNASNEELVYLFLNGKIGFYDIPDKIEKAMKRHNPIKNPSIEDILLVDKETREYINNSF
- the ispG gene encoding flavodoxin-dependent (E)-4-hydroxy-3-methylbut-2-enyl-diphosphate synthase, which codes for MKTTRRNTKKIKCGNIFIGGDAPITIQSMTNTDTRDVKKTVEQIKKLEEAGCEIIRLAVPDMEAADAIYEIKRNVKIPVVADIHFDYRLAIKSIENGVDKLRINPGNIGDINRIKKVVSKAKEYNIPIRIGVNAGSLDKKILKKYNGKITPSALVESALVHIDILESLDFNDIIISLKASDIRLTYEAYNLLAKKVDYPFHIGITEAGTVWRGTIKSSIGIGCMLLNGIGDTLRVSLTGDPIEEIKVAKEILQCLGLRKYGINLISCPTCGRCQIDLSKIANIVENELKNINIPITVAIMGCAVNGPGEAKEADIGIAGGKNSALLFKKGKIIKKVSEEDIIKVLLEEINEMKEGI
- a CDS encoding phosphatidate cytidylyltransferase gives rise to the protein MTKRILSGIIGLPLLIYIILSGGITLIFAVLFIALMGLSEFYKSFFQKNIYPITFIGYFFTAQLFADYYFYRQKYFLCIIFLITFILLIIFLFSKKYSPLDVSITLLGFLYVSVFLLHIIYISDMNVKNFIWFPFITAWATDTFAYFTGYFFGRKKLIPQVSPKKTVEGSIGGIIGSIIVSLVFSYIFMPKFILHSVVIGLIGSIFSQIGDLIASKIKRYVGIKDFGNIIPGHGGVLDRFDSIILTAPIIYYYLIFFTN